A single window of Deinococcus betulae DNA harbors:
- a CDS encoding NUDIX domain-containing protein, whose translation MSSPKFLNLSADTNRVGRACAWIERDDGAVLMTGLDWGGWTLPGGGVQPGETSAEAALREAWEETGARCEVRGEPLPLRGAHGEPADCWPLRLLSLDPSPEGRPVAWVNPRALPWADDVQLRQVLAARGELPACLDLPPLVSVARQEARRLSFDRSCSLETGRLLRTLAASKPGGRLLDLGSGVGESAAWLLAGMDGAARLLTVEADPLLAETAWEVLAPDLRAEVLHGDWRGALERGPFDLTFADCAPAKETAAVAELVASLKPGGLLVMDNFSPPGRLPEALYGGDPRRDALFGHPRLTCTELEVSRRERVVLAVKR comes from the coding sequence ATGAGCAGCCCAAAGTTTTTGAACCTCTCGGCGGACACGAACCGTGTGGGACGCGCCTGCGCCTGGATTGAGCGGGACGATGGCGCCGTGCTGATGACCGGCCTGGACTGGGGCGGCTGGACGCTTCCGGGGGGCGGGGTCCAGCCAGGGGAAACCTCGGCTGAGGCGGCGCTGCGGGAAGCCTGGGAGGAAACGGGGGCGCGGTGTGAGGTCAGGGGCGAGCCGCTGCCGCTGCGCGGGGCCCACGGCGAGCCGGCCGACTGCTGGCCGCTGCGGCTGCTGAGCCTGGACCCCAGCCCGGAAGGGCGCCCGGTGGCCTGGGTCAATCCCCGCGCCCTGCCCTGGGCCGACGACGTGCAACTGCGGCAGGTGCTGGCCGCCAGGGGTGAGCTGCCGGCGTGTCTTGACCTGCCCCCGCTCGTTTCGGTGGCGCGGCAGGAAGCCAGGCGTCTATCCTTTGACCGCTCGTGCTCGCTGGAAACGGGGCGGCTGCTGCGCACTCTGGCCGCCAGCAAACCGGGGGGCCGGCTGCTGGACCTGGGCAGCGGGGTGGGGGAGAGCGCGGCGTGGCTGCTGGCGGGGATGGACGGGGCCGCGCGCCTGCTGACTGTGGAGGCCGACCCTCTACTCGCCGAAACGGCCTGGGAGGTGCTGGCGCCCGACCTCCGCGCTGAGGTGCTGCATGGAGACTGGCGGGGCGCCCTGGAGCGGGGCCCCTTTGACCTGACCTTTGCGGATTGCGCTCCAGCCAAGGAGACGGCAGCCGTGGCTGAGCTGGTGGCCAGTCTGAAGCCCGGCGGCCTGCTGGTGATGGACAACTTCAGCCCGCCAGGGCGACTGCCTGAAGCGCTGTATGGGGGCGACCCCCGACGAGACGCCCTTTTTGGCCATCCACGGTTGACCTGCACCGAGCTTGAGGTCAGCCGCCGCGAGCGCGTGGTGCTGGCGGTGAAGCGGTGA
- a CDS encoding histidine phosphatase family protein has product MTWRRSLQGEGQAAIRARALLALDLVWQGGGDRVLAVTHGGFGNSLLRELLGAAHAWFAFGAAAFATMPLSRTSQRALFTEVKLAPHLKEEER; this is encoded by the coding sequence ATGACCTGGAGGCGTTCACTACAGGGAGAGGGTCAGGCAGCCATCCGTGCGCGTGCCCTTCTGGCTCTGGATCTGGTCTGGCAAGGCGGGGGAGACCGCGTACTGGCGGTCACGCATGGAGGCTTTGGCAATTCACTGCTGCGCGAACTGCTGGGCGCGGCCCACGCCTGGTTTGCCTTCGGGGCCGCTGCGTTTGCCACCATGCCCCTCAGCCGGACCAGCCAGCGTGCCTTATTCACGGAGGTGAAGCTCGCGCCGCACCTAAAAGAAGAAGAGCGCTGA
- a CDS encoding GGDEF domain-containing protein, whose protein sequence is MATPDPARWRLTESGRRRARLWITGLASAGQLGAALLLRRAGSAQIWEPLLGGVLCAVACALVASSRIPWRWVDIGLLVAATLSVGGQLLTHDTGAPLPPSVQFAGVFLFLTGFIVLPVGWGALYAGGVLAVYSAVLLRSGDLTALWQLGLAGLLSAYLSAFGRTISAERAEAEAFERLALTDPLTGLDNCRAMMARLQKAAHTGQPVTALLLDIDRFKGINDRLGHDVGDEVLREVGRRLRAAVGTHGAVARWGGEEFLVLLDGAASAQATGQALRQAVRAAPMAGGVTVTVSLGGAALREVGTVGELLKLADARLYVAKSSGRDRAELSVPQLHEVQIQTLA, encoded by the coding sequence ATGGCGACCCCTGACCCGGCCCGCTGGCGCCTGACCGAAAGTGGGCGGCGCCGCGCACGGCTGTGGATTACTGGGCTGGCCAGCGCCGGTCAGCTCGGCGCGGCCCTGCTGCTCCGCCGCGCCGGGTCGGCGCAGATATGGGAACCGCTGCTGGGCGGGGTGCTGTGCGCCGTGGCCTGCGCGCTGGTGGCCAGTTCGCGCATTCCGTGGCGCTGGGTGGATATCGGGCTGCTGGTGGCCGCCACCCTGAGCGTGGGAGGCCAGCTGCTGACGCATGACACGGGCGCGCCGCTACCCCCCAGCGTGCAGTTTGCTGGCGTCTTTCTGTTTCTGACTGGATTTATCGTGCTGCCGGTAGGCTGGGGGGCGCTGTATGCCGGGGGCGTGCTGGCGGTCTACAGTGCCGTCCTGCTGCGCAGCGGCGACCTGACGGCCCTGTGGCAGCTGGGCCTGGCCGGGCTCCTCAGCGCGTACCTGTCGGCCTTTGGCCGCACCATTTCAGCCGAGCGGGCCGAAGCCGAGGCCTTCGAGCGCCTGGCTCTGACCGACCCCCTGACAGGGCTGGACAACTGCCGCGCCATGATGGCCCGCCTTCAGAAAGCCGCGCACACCGGACAGCCGGTCACGGCGCTGCTGCTGGATATTGACCGCTTTAAGGGCATCAATGACCGCCTGGGGCACGATGTGGGGGACGAGGTGCTGCGCGAGGTGGGCCGGCGGCTGCGGGCGGCCGTGGGCACACACGGCGCGGTGGCCCGCTGGGGCGGCGAGGAATTTCTGGTTCTGCTGGACGGCGCCGCGTCGGCCCAGGCCACCGGACAGGCGCTGCGTCAGGCAGTGCGGGCCGCACCGATGGCCGGCGGCGTCACCGTGACCGTCAGTTTGGGCGGCGCGGCGCTGCGCGAGGTGGGCACCGTGGGCGAACTGCTGAAACTTGCTGACGCCCGGCTGTATGTCGCCAAGAGCAGTGGCCGTGACCGCGCCGAGCTGAGTGTGCCCCAGCTGCATGAAGTGCAGATCCAGACCCTGGCCTGA
- the groES gene encoding co-chaperone GroES, translating to MLKPLGDRVLVEIIEEAEQKTAGGLYVPDTAKEKSQRGKVIAVGNGKVLDNGTRVALDVKEGDTVYFAKYGGTEVSLEGKNYSILAERDILAIVE from the coding sequence ATGCTGAAACCTTTAGGTGACCGCGTTCTGGTTGAAATTATCGAGGAAGCCGAGCAGAAGACGGCCGGCGGCCTGTACGTCCCCGACACCGCCAAAGAAAAGAGCCAGCGCGGCAAAGTGATCGCCGTGGGCAACGGCAAGGTGCTGGACAATGGCACCCGCGTGGCGCTGGACGTTAAAGAAGGCGACACCGTGTACTTCGCCAAGTACGGCGGCACGGAAGTCAGCCTGGAAGGCAAGAACTACTCCATCCTCGCCGAACGCGACATCCTCGCCATCGTCGAGTAA
- a CDS encoding AAA family ATPase gives MTIPDPLTLWRELEAAVRHTLTHNELAQGGLLIALLSAVAVQARSVPAQTVGWLKGRFTVTLDVQGDDPAFPWLAAWLAAQPVGRHLRHLGVVTRFNEQMGGQNLCLGTDRDGDEVNVRLVPLSGQVLLRYRGHWMLARPARTQRQAQGRASGGFDHSLTFRLLSGARHLIPDLLRDAYQATAGQGDGRIEIHVPSYDSWSLAERRLARPLGSLMYDGTLLDSLQGDLHSFFQDREWYADMGIPYRRGYLLHGPPGNGKSSLVAALAGAYGLNVCVLNLASPELTDDRLNTLLGSLPRRALLLLEDIDAVFVGREARAPTVKLSFNGLLNALDGVAAGEGRVTFMTTNDLAGLDPALIRPGRADRHLHLGNASPTQVAGMLRRFWPAWTSEQVDALATRVPGGLLSMARVQEFLLERRADEDAVMRDWAGLVGTPCPTSLKLAAAG, from the coding sequence ATGACCATTCCCGACCCGCTGACCCTCTGGCGAGAGCTGGAGGCCGCCGTCCGCCATACCCTCACCCACAATGAACTGGCCCAGGGCGGCTTGCTGATCGCCCTGCTCAGCGCCGTCGCCGTGCAGGCCCGCAGCGTGCCGGCACAGACGGTTGGGTGGCTTAAGGGCCGCTTTACCGTCACGCTGGACGTGCAGGGCGACGACCCCGCCTTTCCGTGGCTGGCCGCCTGGCTGGCGGCGCAGCCGGTGGGGCGGCACCTGCGCCATCTAGGCGTCGTGACCCGCTTTAACGAGCAGATGGGCGGCCAGAACCTCTGCCTGGGCACCGACCGCGACGGCGACGAGGTCAACGTGCGCCTGGTGCCGCTGAGCGGCCAGGTGCTGCTGCGCTACCGGGGCCACTGGATGCTGGCCCGCCCGGCCCGCACCCAGCGCCAGGCGCAGGGCCGAGCATCTGGCGGCTTTGACCACAGCCTAACGTTCCGGCTGCTGTCGGGCGCGCGTCACCTCATCCCCGACCTGCTGCGCGACGCCTACCAGGCCACTGCCGGACAAGGCGACGGCCGCATCGAGATCCACGTGCCCAGCTACGACAGCTGGAGCCTGGCCGAACGCCGCCTGGCCCGTCCGCTGGGGAGTCTGATGTACGACGGCACACTGCTCGACAGCCTGCAGGGCGACCTGCACAGCTTTTTTCAGGACCGCGAGTGGTACGCCGATATGGGGATTCCTTACCGGCGCGGCTACCTGCTGCACGGCCCGCCCGGTAACGGCAAAAGCAGCCTGGTGGCGGCACTGGCCGGCGCTTACGGCCTGAACGTCTGCGTGCTCAATCTGGCCAGCCCAGAACTGACCGACGACCGCCTGAACACCCTGCTGGGAAGCCTGCCCCGACGCGCCCTGCTGCTGCTGGAAGACATTGACGCCGTGTTTGTGGGCCGCGAGGCGCGCGCCCCGACCGTCAAACTGTCCTTCAATGGCCTGCTGAATGCCCTAGACGGCGTGGCGGCGGGCGAGGGCCGCGTGACCTTCATGACCACCAACGACCTCGCCGGACTGGACCCGGCCCTGATTCGGCCCGGCCGCGCCGACCGGCACCTGCACCTGGGCAACGCCTCGCCCACCCAGGTCGCCGGGATGCTCCGCCGCTTCTGGCCCGCCTGGACCAGCGAACAGGTGGACGCCCTGGCCACACGCGTGCCGGGCGGGCTGCTGAGTATGGCCCGCGTGCAGGAATTTCTGCTGGAACGCCGTGCCGACGAAGACGCCGTGATGCGCGACTGGGCCGGGCTGGTGGGCACCCCCTGTCCCACCAGCCTGAAGCTGGCCGCAGCCGGCTGA
- the rpmF gene encoding 50S ribosomal protein L32: MAKHPVPKKKTSKSKRDMRRSHHALVAPNLSECPQCHAKKLSHHICPSCGYYDGRQVLAV, translated from the coding sequence ATGGCCAAGCACCCCGTTCCCAAGAAGAAGACCAGCAAGAGCAAGCGCGACATGCGCCGCAGCCACCACGCCCTGGTGGCCCCTAACCTGAGCGAGTGCCCCCAGTGCCACGCCAAGAAGCTCAGCCACCACATCTGCCCCAGCTGCGGCTACTACGACGGCCGTCAGGTGCTGGCGGTTTAA
- a CDS encoding GGDEF domain-containing protein, with product MAARPATLSRIAFEDAFHALRGAPLTLAVLDLDHFKTLNDTLGHSEGDRVLRSVERLLSGSLPSGSVVGRIGGDEYAIILPETAAETALILFDEVIKHFHIHRDPQWPRSLGLSVGLAARPAHATTYDDLKRAADEAMIRAKREGRARACIYVESKMVLKSNYYPKSQLERLAKLSGALGRTEASLLREALDELIEKNRGAL from the coding sequence ATGGCTGCACGCCCCGCTACCCTTAGCCGCATTGCCTTTGAAGATGCCTTTCATGCCCTCAGAGGTGCGCCTCTGACTCTGGCGGTCCTTGACCTTGACCACTTCAAGACGCTGAACGATACGCTGGGCCACAGTGAGGGTGACCGGGTGCTACGCAGCGTCGAGCGCCTGCTGTCGGGCAGCCTGCCCAGTGGCAGTGTGGTGGGTCGGATTGGGGGGGACGAATATGCCATCATCCTGCCAGAGACGGCGGCCGAAACGGCCCTGATTCTGTTCGACGAGGTCATCAAGCATTTTCATATTCACCGCGACCCCCAGTGGCCCAGAAGCCTGGGCCTGAGCGTGGGCCTGGCCGCCCGCCCCGCCCACGCCACCACCTACGACGACCTCAAGCGCGCCGCCGATGAAGCCATGATCCGCGCCAAGCGGGAAGGCCGCGCCCGCGCCTGCATTTATGTGGAAAGCAAGATGGTGCTGAAAAGCAATTACTACCCCAAGAGCCAGCTGGAGCGGCTGGCCAAGCTGTCAGGCGCGCTGGGCCGCACTGAGGCCAGCCTGCTGCGCGAGGCACTGGATGAACTGATAGAGAAGAACAGAGGCGCCCTGTGA
- a CDS encoding trimeric intracellular cation channel family protein, which produces MHELEWSPVTLEAGLRALDLIGVLAFALSGALLGIRKRFDLLGVMVLGCVTAVGGGAIRDTLTGQTPPLFLRDETYLWAALLGSGLAFLFGARLARFERTLRVFDTAGLALFAASGALGAINIGLGPLGVVFAGMLSGVGGGVIRDLIANEVPEIMYRSEQLYATAAAAGALTVWALHPHVTPFQAQCGGALVVVALRWLSRRGWVKLPVRQLPDN; this is translated from the coding sequence GTGCATGAGCTGGAATGGTCACCTGTGACCCTGGAAGCGGGGCTGCGCGCCCTGGACCTGATTGGGGTGCTGGCGTTTGCGCTGTCCGGCGCCTTGCTGGGGATTCGCAAGCGCTTTGACCTGCTGGGTGTGATGGTGCTGGGCTGCGTCACGGCGGTGGGCGGCGGGGCCATCCGCGACACCCTGACCGGGCAGACGCCGCCCCTGTTTCTGCGCGATGAAACGTACCTGTGGGCGGCGCTGCTGGGGTCCGGGCTGGCCTTCCTGTTTGGCGCGCGCCTGGCCCGCTTTGAACGTACCCTGAGGGTGTTCGATACGGCGGGGCTGGCGCTGTTCGCTGCGTCGGGGGCCCTGGGGGCCATCAACATTGGGCTGGGGCCGCTGGGCGTGGTGTTTGCCGGCATGCTGTCGGGCGTGGGCGGCGGCGTGATTCGGGACCTGATCGCCAACGAGGTGCCGGAAATCATGTACCGCAGCGAGCAGCTGTATGCCACGGCGGCAGCGGCAGGCGCGCTGACGGTCTGGGCGCTCCACCCACATGTCACGCCATTTCAGGCGCAGTGTGGCGGCGCGCTGGTAGTCGTGGCGCTGCGCTGGCTCTCTCGCCGGGGCTGGGTGAAGCTGCCGGTGCGTCAGTTGCCCGACAATTAG
- a CDS encoding AIM24 family protein translates to MEFTWTASTERELDARGSKLQVLEYSAAPMEPPVSGYHQPLSRPGRWRQLAVHVTGQPGSAVLEPGALQYLRGDLDMQAVNAGGGSGLGGFLRGAVTAAATGEGLYKTAYKGSGILYTEPTRLHLLLGELRGESLIVDDGAFVACVGDVQVGRHINHGFAQAVGSGEGRVQPKLSGSGLFALQSPVPPEEFQVLELNNETLKVDGNLVVAYTDGLEFKVERSARGLLGSGKTGEGFVQAYRGTGRVWLAPTLPLHLS, encoded by the coding sequence ATGGAATTCACCTGGACAGCCAGCACGGAACGGGAACTGGACGCACGAGGGTCCAAGCTGCAAGTGCTGGAGTACAGCGCGGCGCCGATGGAACCGCCGGTGAGCGGCTACCATCAGCCCCTTTCGCGCCCCGGACGCTGGCGCCAGCTGGCTGTGCATGTGACAGGACAGCCTGGGAGCGCCGTGCTGGAACCTGGCGCGCTGCAATACCTGCGCGGCGACCTCGACATGCAGGCGGTCAATGCGGGCGGCGGTAGCGGTCTGGGTGGGTTCCTGCGCGGAGCCGTGACCGCCGCCGCGACCGGCGAAGGCCTCTATAAAACCGCTTACAAGGGCAGCGGCATCCTCTACACCGAGCCCACCCGCCTGCACCTTTTGCTGGGCGAACTGCGCGGCGAGTCGCTGATCGTGGATGACGGCGCTTTCGTGGCCTGTGTGGGCGACGTGCAGGTGGGCCGCCACATCAACCACGGTTTTGCCCAGGCGGTAGGCAGCGGCGAGGGCCGGGTGCAGCCCAAGTTGAGCGGCAGCGGCCTCTTTGCCTTGCAAAGCCCCGTGCCACCCGAAGAATTTCAGGTCCTGGAACTGAACAACGAGACTCTGAAGGTGGACGGCAATCTGGTGGTGGCTTATACCGATGGCCTGGAGTTCAAGGTGGAACGCAGTGCGCGCGGCCTGCTGGGCAGCGGCAAAACCGGCGAGGGCTTTGTGCAGGCCTACCGGGGCACTGGCCGGGTATGGCTGGCGCCTACCCTGCCCCTTCACCTAAGTTAA
- a CDS encoding CbrC family protein has translation MNPALPVFRYHPDPLATGMIEPFDGECPCCEQERGYRYTSTPFAEEEWPDLCPWCIADGSAAERLDAEFTDAAGVGGYGRWEEVPGAVIQIISTRTPGFSGWQQEQWWTHCGDGAAFLGRAGAAELARFPQFAAAMREPLALPAEAWARFSQALDKGGSPTAYLFQCLHCGAYGGYADAD, from the coding sequence GTGAACCCGGCGCTGCCTGTCTTCCGCTACCACCCGGACCCACTGGCCACCGGCATGATTGAACCCTTTGACGGTGAATGCCCATGTTGCGAGCAGGAACGGGGCTACCGCTATACGTCCACGCCCTTTGCGGAAGAAGAGTGGCCGGACCTGTGCCCCTGGTGTATTGCTGACGGCTCTGCCGCCGAGCGGTTAGACGCCGAGTTCACCGATGCGGCGGGCGTGGGCGGGTATGGCCGCTGGGAGGAGGTACCTGGGGCGGTCATCCAGATTATTTCAACCCGGACGCCTGGATTTTCCGGCTGGCAGCAGGAGCAGTGGTGGACCCACTGCGGCGATGGAGCGGCCTTTCTTGGCCGTGCTGGCGCGGCGGAACTGGCCCGCTTCCCCCAATTCGCGGCGGCCATGCGTGAACCCCTGGCGCTGCCTGCTGAGGCGTGGGCGCGCTTTTCCCAGGCGCTCGACAAAGGCGGCAGCCCTACGGCTTACCTCTTTCAGTGTCTGCACTGCGGCGCTTACGGGGGATATGCGGATGCTGACTGA
- a CDS encoding AEC family transporter, with protein sequence MLNALGTVLLPVFVVAGLGALLSSRLPIDQATVARLTLYLLSPALVLNVLLTTPIQAGEILALGTAYALTVAGCLALGWLCGLGAPQAERRSLMASVSLWNSGNMGLPIALFAFGQTGFAQATLLFLMSFVTVYLVAPLVYSAGVRTEGQPRAGLGAGLLNMVRLPAVWMVGLGVVLRALNVTLPTGLARSVELLAQATLPVVLLSLGLQLGAGGWPRLTQRVWLAVAARLMGGPLLALGAGWLCGLDGQALAVLVLSASMPTAVNALLMAREYGSDAETVARAAFLSTLLSLPTVAGVVALLPRLG encoded by the coding sequence ATGCTGAACGCCCTGGGGACCGTCTTGCTGCCCGTCTTCGTGGTGGCGGGGCTGGGGGCGCTGCTGTCCAGCCGGCTGCCCATAGACCAAGCCACGGTGGCCCGCCTGACGCTGTATCTGCTGTCTCCGGCGCTGGTGCTGAACGTGCTGCTGACCACGCCCATTCAGGCAGGCGAAATCCTGGCCCTGGGCACGGCCTACGCCCTGACGGTGGCCGGGTGCCTGGCGCTGGGCTGGCTGTGCGGTCTGGGGGCGCCGCAAGCCGAGCGGCGCAGCCTGATGGCAAGTGTCAGCCTCTGGAACAGCGGCAACATGGGCCTGCCCATCGCCCTGTTTGCGTTTGGCCAGACTGGCTTTGCCCAGGCGACCCTCCTGTTTCTGATGTCCTTTGTGACGGTGTATCTGGTCGCGCCGCTGGTGTACAGCGCTGGCGTGCGGACCGAGGGTCAGCCGCGCGCTGGGCTGGGCGCCGGGCTGCTAAATATGGTGCGCTTGCCAGCAGTCTGGATGGTCGGTCTGGGGGTGGTGTTGCGGGCCCTGAACGTGACCCTGCCTACAGGTCTGGCCCGCAGCGTCGAACTGCTGGCCCAGGCCACGCTGCCGGTGGTCCTGCTGTCACTGGGCCTGCAACTGGGCGCAGGAGGTTGGCCTCGCCTGACCCAGCGCGTGTGGCTGGCGGTCGCTGCGCGGCTGATGGGTGGGCCGCTGCTGGCGCTGGGGGCCGGCTGGCTGTGTGGCTTGGATGGTCAGGCGCTGGCGGTCTTGGTGCTGTCGGCCAGTATGCCCACGGCGGTCAATGCCCTGCTGATGGCCCGCGAGTACGGCAGCGACGCCGAAACGGTGGCGCGCGCCGCCTTTCTGAGTACCCTGCTGAGTCTCCCCACCGTAGCCGGGGTGGTGGCTCTGCTGCCCCGCCTGGGCTGA
- a CDS encoding DinB family protein, with protein sequence MTRWEHLFYGEFADRRTLLAGLTLAQVTARPGRAPHSIYDELWHAALWQDIMVDRDEALYEGVWQTGERYPGRPPTDLAEWTALVDRFFSGLTRALAWTSSAEQLEQEVNPGETMADLLRALAVHNSYHLGKIVGLRQVMGAWPA encoded by the coding sequence GTGACCCGCTGGGAGCACCTCTTTTACGGCGAATTTGCAGACCGCCGGACCCTGCTGGCTGGCTTGACCCTGGCCCAGGTCACCGCCAGACCGGGCCGCGCTCCCCACTCTATTTACGACGAGCTGTGGCACGCCGCGCTCTGGCAGGACATCATGGTGGACCGGGACGAGGCGCTGTATGAGGGTGTCTGGCAGACGGGTGAGCGTTACCCTGGCCGGCCCCCCACTGACCTGGCCGAGTGGACGGCGCTGGTGGACCGGTTTTTCTCTGGGCTGACGCGGGCCCTCGCCTGGACTTCCTCAGCGGAACAGCTGGAACAGGAGGTCAATCCCGGCGAGACCATGGCGGATCTTCTGCGCGCACTGGCGGTTCATAACAGTTATCACCTAGGCAAGATTGTGGGCCTGAGGCAGGTGATGGGTGCGTGGCCGGCGTAA
- the groL gene encoding chaperonin GroEL (60 kDa chaperone family; promotes refolding of misfolded polypeptides especially under stressful conditions; forms two stacked rings of heptamers to form a barrel-shaped 14mer; ends can be capped by GroES; misfolded proteins enter the barrel where they are refolded when GroES binds) codes for MAKQLVFDEAARRSLERGVNAVANAVKVTLGPRGRNVVIEKKFGSPTITKDGVTVAKEVELEDKLENIGAQLLKEVASKTNDITGDGTTTATVLGQAIVKEGLRNVAAGANPLALKRGIDKAVAAAIEEIKALAVPVEDSDAIKKVAGISANDDQVGEEIASAMDKVGKEGVITIEESKGFDTEVDVVEGMQFDKGFINPYFVTNPEKMEAVLEDAYILINEKKVSNLKDMLPILEKVAQTGRPLLIIAEDVEGEALATLVVNKLRGTLNIAAVKAPGFGDRRKEMLRDIAAVTGGEVVSEDLGHKLENVTMDMLGRAARIRITKDETTIVDGKGEQSGIDARVNAIKGELDTTDSDYAKEKLQERLAKLAGGVAVIRVGAATETELKEKKHRYEDALSTARSAVEEGIVAGGGTTLLRIIPAVRKAAESLSGDEATGARILIRALEEPARQIAANAGEEGSVIVNAVINSDKPRYGFNAATGEYVDDMVAAGIVDPAKVTRTALQNAASIGALILTTEAIVSDKPEKAAPAPAGGPDMGGMDF; via the coding sequence ATGGCTAAACAGCTCGTGTTTGATGAAGCCGCCCGCCGCAGCCTGGAACGCGGCGTCAATGCCGTCGCCAACGCCGTCAAAGTGACCCTGGGGCCCCGTGGCCGCAACGTGGTCATCGAGAAGAAGTTCGGCAGCCCCACCATCACCAAGGACGGCGTGACCGTCGCCAAGGAAGTGGAGCTGGAAGACAAGCTGGAGAACATCGGCGCCCAACTGCTGAAAGAAGTCGCCAGCAAGACCAACGACATCACCGGGGACGGCACCACCACCGCCACCGTGCTGGGTCAGGCCATCGTGAAAGAAGGCCTGCGCAACGTCGCCGCCGGCGCCAACCCCCTGGCCCTGAAGCGCGGCATTGACAAGGCCGTGGCCGCTGCGATTGAAGAAATCAAGGCGCTGGCCGTGCCGGTGGAAGACAGCGACGCCATCAAGAAGGTCGCGGGCATCTCGGCCAACGACGATCAGGTCGGCGAAGAAATTGCCTCTGCGATGGACAAGGTGGGCAAAGAAGGCGTCATCACCATCGAAGAAAGCAAGGGCTTTGACACCGAAGTGGACGTCGTCGAAGGCATGCAGTTCGACAAGGGCTTCATCAACCCCTACTTTGTGACCAACCCCGAGAAGATGGAAGCTGTCCTCGAAGACGCTTACATCCTGATCAACGAGAAGAAGGTCAGCAACCTCAAGGACATGCTGCCTATTCTGGAAAAGGTCGCCCAGACCGGCCGTCCCCTGCTGATCATCGCCGAAGACGTGGAAGGCGAAGCCCTGGCCACCCTGGTCGTCAACAAGCTGCGCGGCACCCTGAACATTGCTGCCGTGAAGGCGCCCGGTTTCGGTGACCGCCGCAAGGAAATGCTGCGCGACATTGCCGCCGTGACCGGCGGGGAAGTCGTCAGCGAGGACCTGGGCCACAAGCTGGAAAACGTCACCATGGATATGCTGGGCCGCGCCGCGCGCATCCGCATCACCAAGGACGAAACCACCATCGTGGACGGCAAGGGCGAGCAGAGCGGTATTGACGCCCGCGTCAACGCCATCAAGGGCGAACTGGACACCACCGACAGCGACTACGCCAAGGAAAAACTCCAGGAGCGCCTGGCCAAGCTGGCCGGCGGCGTGGCCGTGATCCGCGTCGGGGCCGCCACCGAAACCGAACTGAAGGAAAAGAAGCACCGCTACGAGGACGCCCTGTCCACCGCCCGCTCGGCTGTGGAAGAAGGCATCGTGGCTGGCGGCGGCACCACGCTGCTGCGCATCATCCCCGCTGTCCGTAAGGCCGCCGAAAGCCTCAGCGGCGACGAAGCGACCGGCGCGCGCATCCTGATCCGCGCTCTGGAAGAGCCCGCCCGCCAGATCGCCGCCAACGCCGGCGAAGAAGGCAGCGTCATCGTGAACGCCGTGATTAACAGCGATAAGCCCCGCTACGGCTTTAACGCCGCGACCGGTGAGTACGTGGACGACATGGTCGCCGCTGGTATCGTGGACCCCGCCAAGGTGACCCGCACCGCGCTGCAGAACGCCGCCAGCATCGGCGCGCTGATCCTGACCACCGAAGCCATCGTCAGCGACAAGCCCGAGAAGGCCGCCCCTGCGCCAGCCGGTGGCCCCGACATGGGCGGGATGGACTTCTAA
- a CDS encoding nucleoside deaminase, with protein MAGVTPGTGWHAALSEAWDAYLHGSYPIGAVVVDAGEQILARGRNRLGEARRVDGVIAGHDLAHAEINALLNLAATPRPACYSWTLLTTVQPCPQCAGAIAMSGLRAVAYVAPDPWAGCTRLLTDDEYVVKKGIRVERAPVGVSRLALQLTLQALLEEGRARGTSAVLDSFAAQDPEAEALAERVHQAGTLSALRALRAPLAHALAVLA; from the coding sequence GTGGCCGGCGTAACTCCGGGCACTGGGTGGCACGCCGCACTCTCTGAAGCCTGGGACGCTTATCTGCACGGCTCGTATCCGATTGGGGCCGTCGTCGTGGACGCCGGGGAACAGATTCTGGCGCGGGGGCGCAACCGGCTGGGCGAGGCGCGGCGGGTGGACGGGGTGATTGCGGGGCATGACCTAGCCCACGCAGAAATCAATGCGCTGCTGAATCTGGCGGCCACGCCTCGTCCGGCGTGCTACAGCTGGACCCTGCTGACCACCGTGCAGCCCTGTCCGCAGTGTGCAGGGGCTATTGCCATGAGCGGCCTGCGGGCGGTGGCGTACGTGGCGCCAGACCCCTGGGCGGGTTGTACCCGCCTGCTGACGGACGACGAGTATGTGGTGAAGAAAGGGATTCGGGTGGAGCGGGCGCCGGTAGGGGTCTCGCGGCTGGCCCTGCAGCTGACGCTTCAGGCGCTGCTGGAAGAAGGGCGGGCGCGGGGAACAAGCGCCGTTCTGGACAGCTTCGCCGCGCAAGATCCGGAAGCTGAGGCATTGGCCGAGCGGGTTCATCAAGCCGGCACCCTTAGCGCTCTGCGGGCGCTCCGTGCGCCCCTTGCCCACGCCCTGGCGGTGCTGGCATGA